Proteins encoded within one genomic window of Couchioplanes caeruleus:
- a CDS encoding zinc metalloprotease, with protein MPTSWTRRLALLSVATASVVATSGPSGLAYAATASAGVAACAADSVARVRAGATAQEPALYSKNEANAYGVIKDAPRLPNGSVTIPTVFHMVSDRPFTAADKSRWSSMIAAQMSVLNNSFGGRTAPGAAGTPFRFSLTNTTWTVNSGWYTVVPGKNERDMKKALYTGDARTLNVYAANIGDGLLGWAYFPKGYNNGRDYLDGVVLLDESMPGGTAGKYAEGDTLTHEVGHWLMLEHTFAHGCAASGDFVADTAPEAVPQFDCPVGADSCAAPGADPIHNFMDYSQDSCMNMFTSGQADRMSDAWVAFRSGGA; from the coding sequence ATGCCCACATCCTGGACGCGACGGCTGGCACTCCTGAGCGTGGCGACCGCGTCTGTCGTGGCGACCAGTGGCCCGTCCGGACTCGCGTACGCGGCGACCGCGTCCGCCGGCGTCGCGGCCTGCGCCGCGGACAGCGTGGCTCGGGTACGCGCCGGGGCGACGGCCCAGGAGCCCGCGTTGTACTCGAAGAACGAGGCCAACGCCTACGGGGTCATCAAGGATGCACCGCGGCTGCCGAACGGCAGCGTCACCATCCCCACGGTGTTCCACATGGTCTCCGATCGCCCGTTCACGGCGGCCGACAAGAGCCGCTGGAGCTCGATGATCGCGGCGCAGATGTCGGTACTGAACAACTCGTTCGGTGGACGCACGGCGCCGGGCGCCGCCGGCACCCCGTTCCGGTTCTCGCTGACCAACACCACGTGGACGGTGAACAGCGGGTGGTACACCGTCGTGCCGGGCAAGAACGAACGGGACATGAAGAAGGCCCTGTACACCGGGGACGCGCGGACGCTGAACGTGTACGCGGCCAACATCGGCGACGGACTGCTCGGGTGGGCGTACTTCCCCAAGGGCTACAACAACGGCCGTGACTACCTGGACGGTGTGGTCCTGCTCGACGAGTCGATGCCGGGCGGGACGGCCGGCAAGTACGCCGAGGGCGACACCCTGACCCACGAGGTCGGTCACTGGCTGATGCTGGAGCACACCTTCGCGCACGGCTGCGCCGCCTCGGGCGACTTCGTGGCGGACACCGCCCCGGAGGCGGTCCCGCAGTTCGACTGTCCGGTGGGGGCGGACTCCTGCGCCGCGCCGGGGGCCGACCCGATCCACAACTTCATGGACTACTCGCAGGACTCCTGCATGAATATGTTCACTTCCGGCCAGGCCGACCGGATGAGCGACGCCTGGGTCGCCTTCCGCTCCGGTGGTGCCTAG
- a CDS encoding ABC transporter ATP-binding protein, translating to MRAGRYRRLLRYPRAQRRRLSVLAVATALSATLAALQPLPLKLLVDNGLSGRPLTGPVGAAFAALGLDGSARSIVLVTAVLTGLIAMLATTVHAATAWLVETTGLRLTRAVTVEMFDRLQRQSSGFHVTRPAGDSMSRLSTDSYAVYAATHAVLVGPLLHVLTLVAVGLSAWRLNSPLTLVLFAAAPVLAVIAHGLGTRVKGRALGFRRAQSALVAFVTQVLHALPVVQAYTAEDRNLHTMRDRVDGAVAAGRRAATTETVAESVGGLVSAAAVAIVLLAGGHQVLRGQLTVGALLVFLVYARTIEGEARGLLQVQRELRVAEAGLERVLEVVESARDLPECPRPAVLPVVGRGSAVVFDGVVFGYRPGRPVLHGIDLRVEAGETVALVGPTGAGKSTLVSLVPRLVDPWAGRVLLDGVDARSARLSQWRGRVSVVRQQPLLLPVSVAENIAYGRPDASRRDVEHAARHALADDFIEALPEGYDTVLGEHGSTLSGGQQQRLAIARALLKDAPVLILDEPTAALDPESEAALVTAVARAAAGRTVLVIAHRLSTVRGADRIVVLDAGRIIEHGTHTELLTTGGTYARYHRLHFGVTP from the coding sequence GTGCGCGCCGGACGGTACCGCCGCCTGCTGCGCTATCCGCGCGCGCAGCGGCGGAGACTGTCGGTGCTCGCCGTCGCGACCGCACTGTCGGCGACGCTGGCCGCCCTCCAGCCGCTGCCCCTCAAGCTGCTGGTCGACAACGGCCTCTCCGGCCGTCCGCTGACCGGTCCCGTCGGCGCGGCGTTCGCCGCCCTGGGCCTCGACGGCTCCGCCCGGTCCATCGTCCTGGTCACGGCCGTCCTCACGGGCCTGATCGCCATGCTCGCCACGACCGTGCACGCGGCCACGGCGTGGCTCGTCGAGACGACCGGCCTGCGCCTGACCCGGGCCGTCACCGTCGAGATGTTCGACCGCCTCCAGCGCCAGTCCTCCGGCTTCCACGTCACCCGGCCCGCCGGCGACTCCATGAGCCGACTCAGCACGGACAGCTATGCGGTCTATGCCGCCACCCATGCCGTGCTCGTCGGTCCGCTCCTGCATGTCCTGACACTGGTCGCCGTGGGGCTGTCCGCGTGGCGGCTGAACTCTCCGCTCACCCTGGTGCTGTTCGCCGCCGCGCCGGTGCTCGCCGTCATCGCGCACGGTCTCGGCACGCGGGTGAAGGGACGCGCACTCGGATTCCGGCGCGCCCAATCCGCGCTCGTCGCCTTCGTGACGCAGGTGCTGCACGCGCTGCCGGTCGTGCAGGCGTACACCGCCGAGGACCGCAATCTGCACACCATGCGCGACCGGGTGGACGGTGCCGTAGCCGCGGGACGGCGGGCCGCGACGACCGAGACGGTCGCGGAGTCCGTCGGCGGCCTGGTCAGCGCCGCCGCGGTCGCCATCGTGCTCCTCGCCGGCGGCCACCAGGTGCTGCGCGGCCAGCTCACCGTCGGGGCCCTGCTCGTCTTCCTCGTCTACGCCCGCACCATCGAGGGCGAGGCCCGGGGACTGCTCCAGGTCCAGCGGGAACTCCGGGTGGCCGAAGCGGGGTTGGAGCGCGTCCTGGAGGTCGTGGAGTCGGCGCGGGATCTGCCGGAGTGTCCCCGTCCGGCGGTCCTGCCCGTGGTGGGCCGTGGGTCGGCGGTGGTCTTCGACGGTGTGGTGTTCGGATACCGGCCGGGTCGGCCGGTGCTGCACGGCATCGACCTGCGCGTGGAGGCGGGGGAGACGGTGGCTCTGGTCGGGCCGACCGGTGCGGGCAAGTCGACTCTGGTGTCGTTGGTGCCGCGGTTGGTCGACCCGTGGGCCGGGCGGGTGCTGCTCGATGGTGTGGATGCCCGGTCGGCGCGGTTGTCGCAGTGGCGTGGTCGGGTGTCGGTGGTGCGGCAGCAGCCGTTGCTGCTGCCGGTGTCGGTGGCCGAGAACATCGCCTACGGGCGTCCCGACGCCAGCCGTCGCGACGTCGAGCACGCCGCCCGCCACGCTCTGGCCGATGACTTCATCGAGGCGTTGCCCGAGGGTTACGACACGGTGCTGGGTGAACACGGCAGCACGTTGTCCGGTGGTCAGCAGCAGCGGCTGGCCATCGCCCGCGCGTTGTTGAAGGACGCGCCGGTGCTGATCCTGGATGAGCCCACCGCGGCGTTGGATCCGGAGTCGGAGGCGGCGTTGGTCACCGCCGTCGCCCGGGCCGCCGCCGGGCGCACCGTGCTGGTCATCGCCCACCGGCTCAGCACCGTCCGCGGCGCGGACCGCATCGTCGTGCTCGACGCCGGGCGCATCATCGAACACGGCACCCACACCGAACTGCTCACCACCGGCGGCACCTACGCCCGCTACCACCGCCTCCACTTCGGGGTGACCCCGTGA
- a CDS encoding FAD-dependent oxidoreductase, with protein MTRTVAAQTVVVGAGPVGSLLALLLARRGHQVIVYESRPDPRRLPAPPGRSINLTLAERGWHALRAVDADAAVHEICVPLYGRMIHSPYGACAFQPYTSRHDAIYSASRTELTDLLLEMVRAHPAVRIHFDHRCLEPDFAGRRLHLLGPGGVTTTVAARHVFAADGAWSTVRRGLLRAHGGSFFQRLSPMLYRELRVPRSGLTGDLARREALHLWPRGQCMLVGFPNLDGSATVSVFMPLTGEESFAALTTPPELTRFLLSECPDLLAASPALVEDFFARPPSLLVSSSCRPWIHEDWLALVGDAAHALVPFLGQGLNAGFEDCTVLLECIEESGGDWHAALRRYEQDRTANCETVIQLAEQHYDELAVRARDPLFRVRKWLEDRAYRLDPDRFVPLYTMVAFSRRPYTEVRCRQARQEEMLDRLMKHPAIRAREVGGHVDALIRDELAQLAG; from the coding sequence ATGACCCGTACCGTTGCCGCACAGACCGTGGTCGTGGGTGCCGGACCGGTGGGCTCGCTGCTCGCGCTGCTGCTCGCCCGCCGGGGCCACCAGGTGATCGTCTACGAGAGCCGGCCCGATCCGCGCCGCCTCCCGGCGCCGCCGGGGCGGTCCATCAACCTGACCCTCGCCGAGCGCGGCTGGCACGCCCTGCGGGCGGTGGACGCCGACGCCGCCGTCCACGAGATCTGCGTGCCGCTGTACGGCCGCATGATCCACTCCCCGTACGGCGCCTGCGCGTTCCAGCCGTACACCAGCCGGCACGACGCCATCTACTCCGCGTCCCGCACCGAGCTGACCGACCTGCTCCTGGAGATGGTGCGTGCGCATCCGGCCGTGCGCATCCACTTCGACCACCGGTGCCTGGAACCGGACTTCGCCGGCCGGCGTCTGCACCTGCTCGGCCCGGGCGGCGTGACGACGACGGTCGCCGCACGGCATGTCTTCGCCGCCGACGGCGCCTGGTCCACTGTGCGGCGGGGGCTGCTGCGCGCGCACGGCGGCAGCTTCTTCCAGCGTCTGTCGCCGATGCTCTACCGGGAGCTGCGAGTGCCCCGCAGCGGTCTCACGGGGGACCTTGCCCGCCGCGAGGCCCTGCACCTGTGGCCCCGCGGGCAGTGCATGCTGGTGGGCTTCCCCAACCTCGACGGCAGCGCGACCGTGTCGGTGTTCATGCCCCTGACCGGAGAGGAGTCGTTCGCGGCGTTGACCACGCCGCCGGAGCTGACCCGGTTCCTGCTCAGCGAATGCCCCGACCTGCTCGCCGCCTCACCCGCTCTGGTGGAGGACTTCTTCGCCCGCCCGCCGTCGTTGCTGGTGAGCAGTAGTTGCCGGCCGTGGATCCACGAGGACTGGCTGGCCCTGGTGGGCGACGCCGCGCACGCGCTGGTGCCGTTCCTGGGGCAAGGACTCAACGCGGGCTTCGAGGACTGCACCGTGCTTCTCGAGTGCATCGAGGAGAGCGGCGGTGACTGGCACGCCGCCCTGCGGCGCTACGAACAGGACCGTACGGCGAACTGCGAGACGGTCATCCAGTTGGCCGAACAGCACTACGACGAGCTGGCGGTCCGGGCCCGCGACCCCCTGTTCCGGGTCCGCAAGTGGCTGGAGGACCGGGCGTACCGGCTGGACCCCGACCGGTTCGTCCCCCTCTACACGATGGTGGCCTTCTCCCGGCGGCCCTACACGGAGGTCCGCTGCCGCCAGGCCCGCCAGGAAGAGATGCTCGACCGCCTCATGAAGCACCCGGCGATCCGGGCGCGAGAGGTCGGCGGCCACGTCGACGCCCTCATCCGCGACGAGCTGGCCCAGTTGGCAGGCTGA
- a CDS encoding glycosyltransferase family 4 protein, which translates to MRIAFAAQQFPPSAGGISTQTAAKAYGLAALGHEVHVVTHSLDGNRSERYRDGVHVIRIPGAGFPARPYTEAGRWLGYSVAVAAELTALADGPGLDVVDLPDYGGEGYAYLAGREPRDRAPVTVQLHGPLVMLAHTIGWPEPGSTLHEIGIGMERACVRLAERIYSSSSCSADWCRRHYGAPTGPVPTLHTGVDIDRFRPVHGAERHGVVFVGRIAESKGVLDLLDAVLAVTDPPPRLRLTAVGPGEPDTVRRLVARAAAAGRPDVLELRRPLDHDELPAVLARAAVVALPSHYEGGPGLVYLEAMACGVPVVATAAGGAVEVVQHGHTGLVVPPGDVPALTGALQALLTDPPRAARMGHEARAYVERNADRRRCLRRLESLLQEVVEDGHR; encoded by the coding sequence ATGAGGATCGCCTTCGCCGCGCAGCAGTTCCCGCCCTCGGCCGGGGGCATCAGCACGCAGACGGCCGCCAAGGCGTACGGCCTTGCAGCGCTGGGGCACGAGGTACACGTCGTCACGCACAGCCTCGACGGGAACCGCAGCGAACGCTACCGCGACGGCGTGCACGTGATCCGCATCCCGGGCGCCGGGTTCCCGGCGCGCCCCTACACCGAGGCCGGCCGGTGGCTCGGCTACAGCGTTGCGGTGGCCGCGGAGCTCACGGCCCTCGCCGACGGGCCCGGCCTGGACGTCGTGGACCTGCCCGACTACGGCGGCGAGGGGTACGCCTACCTGGCCGGCCGGGAGCCGCGGGACCGGGCCCCCGTCACGGTGCAGTTGCACGGACCGCTCGTCATGCTGGCCCACACCATCGGCTGGCCCGAGCCCGGCAGCACGCTGCACGAGATCGGCATCGGCATGGAGCGGGCATGCGTCCGGCTGGCCGAGCGGATCTACTCCTCCAGCTCCTGCTCGGCCGACTGGTGCCGGCGGCATTACGGTGCCCCGACCGGTCCCGTCCCGACCCTCCACACCGGCGTGGACATCGACCGGTTCCGGCCGGTGCACGGTGCCGAGCGGCACGGGGTGGTCTTCGTCGGCCGGATCGCCGAGAGCAAGGGCGTCCTGGATCTGCTCGACGCGGTGCTGGCGGTGACGGACCCACCCCCGCGACTACGGCTGACGGCCGTCGGGCCCGGCGAGCCGGACACCGTGCGCCGGCTCGTCGCGCGGGCAGCCGCCGCCGGCCGGCCGGACGTGCTGGAGCTGCGCCGGCCCCTCGATCATGACGAGCTGCCCGCCGTGCTGGCCAGGGCGGCGGTCGTCGCCCTGCCGTCGCACTACGAGGGTGGCCCCGGCCTGGTGTACCTGGAGGCCATGGCGTGTGGTGTGCCCGTGGTGGCCACCGCGGCCGGCGGCGCGGTAGAGGTCGTCCAGCACGGGCACACCGGGCTCGTCGTGCCGCCAGGCGACGTACCGGCACTGACCGGCGCCTTGCAGGCCCTGCTGACCGATCCGCCGAGAGCCGCCCGGATGGGTCACGAAGCCCGCGCGTACGTGGAGCGCAACGCCGACCGGCGCCGCTGTCTGCGGCGGCTGGAGTCCCTGTTGCAGGAGGTGGTGGAGGATGGTCACCGCTAG
- a CDS encoding ABC transporter ATP-binding protein has translation MNRHPWWRMPMAYALRHRTALAVIALLDVALAAVAAALPWPAKLAVDSALRGEDLPGWAAWLTRVPGLGTPAGMLALLAAASVVLVAARSVLAGVQRVMRRTAGQRMSADLAMDVLDRLQRGSLARRSARPTGDLVQRVLADTRCVDTLALGVLLAVFQAATALTVMAVIMWGLDPLLTVVSLAVGPALLLAARGFAGSMTRNATREADALGDVMTSAERMLSAVPEIQSFTAEERELRRFAACADRQVAAGLRVHRTALLYQLTLGGITAAGTAVVLALAALATLRATLSVGDLIIFTAYVAALYSPLESTAHLGDAVARARAGTRRVVEVLESTQDVPQRHHPVTLPPAGHGSALVFDGVVFGYQPGRPVLHDISLHVEAGETVALVGPTGAGKSTLLSLVPRFFDPWAGHVFHDGVDVRLARLHQLRSRVSVVRQQPLLLPVSVAENIAYGRPDASRRDVEHAARHALADDFIEALPEGYDTVLGEHGSTLSGGQQQRLAIARALLKDAPVLILDEPTAALDPESEAALVTAVARAAAGRTVLVIAHRLSTVRGADRIVVLDAGRIIEHGTHTELLTTGGTYARYHHLNLIGGRGEVR, from the coding sequence GTGAACCGGCATCCGTGGTGGCGCATGCCGATGGCGTACGCACTGCGGCACCGCACTGCGCTCGCCGTCATCGCTCTCCTCGACGTCGCGCTCGCCGCCGTCGCGGCGGCGTTGCCGTGGCCCGCCAAGCTCGCCGTCGACTCCGCGCTGCGCGGCGAGGATCTGCCGGGCTGGGCGGCCTGGCTCACCCGCGTGCCAGGGCTCGGCACGCCCGCGGGCATGCTGGCGCTGCTCGCCGCCGCCTCCGTGGTCCTGGTCGCCGCCCGGTCGGTCCTCGCCGGGGTCCAGCGGGTGATGCGCCGCACGGCCGGGCAGCGGATGAGCGCCGACCTCGCCATGGACGTCCTCGACCGGCTGCAACGCGGCTCCCTGGCACGGCGCTCCGCGCGGCCGACCGGCGACCTCGTGCAGCGGGTCCTCGCCGACACCCGGTGCGTGGACACGCTCGCCCTGGGCGTACTCCTCGCCGTCTTTCAGGCCGCGACCGCGCTGACCGTGATGGCCGTCATCATGTGGGGGCTGGATCCCCTGCTCACCGTGGTGTCACTGGCCGTCGGACCGGCGCTGCTCCTGGCCGCGCGGGGCTTCGCGGGCTCGATGACCCGCAATGCCACCCGCGAGGCCGATGCGCTCGGCGACGTGATGACCTCGGCGGAACGCATGCTCAGCGCCGTACCCGAGATCCAGAGCTTCACGGCCGAGGAGCGCGAGCTGCGCCGCTTCGCCGCCTGCGCCGACCGTCAGGTCGCGGCCGGGCTGCGCGTCCACCGCACCGCCCTGCTCTACCAGCTCACGCTCGGCGGGATCACGGCGGCCGGCACCGCGGTCGTGCTGGCGCTCGCCGCCCTCGCGACCCTGCGTGCCACGCTGAGCGTCGGTGACCTGATCATTTTCACCGCGTACGTCGCGGCCCTCTACTCGCCCCTCGAGTCCACCGCGCACCTCGGCGACGCCGTCGCCCGAGCCCGGGCCGGGACGCGGCGGGTGGTGGAGGTGCTGGAGTCCACGCAGGACGTGCCGCAACGCCACCACCCGGTGACGCTGCCCCCCGCCGGCCACGGCTCAGCGCTGGTCTTCGACGGTGTGGTGTTCGGATACCAGCCCGGGCGGCCGGTGCTGCACGACATCAGCCTGCACGTCGAGGCGGGGGAGACGGTGGCACTGGTCGGGCCGACCGGCGCCGGCAAATCCACCCTGCTGTCGCTGGTGCCACGCTTCTTCGACCCCTGGGCCGGGCACGTCTTTCACGACGGCGTGGATGTCCGGCTGGCCCGGCTGCACCAGCTCCGCAGCCGTGTCTCGGTCGTGCGGCAACAGCCGTTGCTGCTGCCGGTGTCGGTGGCCGAGAACATCGCCTACGGGCGTCCCGACGCCAGCCGTCGCGACGTCGAGCACGCCGCCCGCCACGCTCTGGCCGATGACTTCATCGAGGCGTTGCCCGAGGGTTACGACACGGTGCTGGGTGAACACGGCAGCACGTTGTCCGGTGGTCAGCAGCAGCGGCTGGCCATCGCCCGCGCGTTGTTGAAGGACGCGCCGGTGCTGATCCTGGATGAGCCCACCGCGGCGTTGGATCCGGAGTCGGAGGCGGCGTTGGTCACCGCCGTCGCCCGGGCCGCCGCCGGGCGCACCGTGCTGGTCATCGCCCACCGGCTCAGCACCGTCCGCGGCGCGGACCGCATCGTCGTGCTCGACGCCGGGCGCATCATCGAACACGGCACCCACACCGAACTGCTCACCACCGGCGGCACCTACGCCCGCTACCACCACCTGAACCTCATCGGCGGACGCGGCGAGGTCCGATGA
- a CDS encoding glycosyltransferase: MSTHHCSRVRADGRHLRVADEVFHVRGVTYGGFAARRDGAAFPEHAVLKRDLVAIAEAGLTTVRTYDPVPDDFLDLAGELSLRVLAGLHHHDWRMEPRAGRAARRRVRDAGRQAVDAALESYAGDPRILALVVGNEYPCDVVRLHGAGAVADGLADLVSRCHAGDPELLVTYGNFPTTEFLDVEGQDLVCYNVFLDEAPRLRAYLRHLRVVAGDRPLVVGELGVPALVHGETAQAASLAAQLPIVDETGCAGATVFSWTDEWSVAGKPVQGWGFGLTDTARRPRPGLEVVSRWAAAGLADLRPAWPRVSVLVCAYNAEKTIDECLASLLRCGYPDFEVLVCDDGSTDRTAEIAARYPFRLLSLPHAGLSCARNAGLDAATGEIIAYLDSDAACHPDWLHHLVLSFDDARVAATGGPNLPCPGAGIVERAVALSPGAPTEVLIGDDRAEHVPGCNMAYRREALRAVGGFRPAYTAAGDDVDVCWKLLDEGRQIAFAGAAQVYHHRRDTVTGYLRQQRGYGRAERMLSGAHPHRFNRLGQARWSGFVYGGARIAARMLRPVVYHGYAGTAPYQPVARRRAEAAAQYGGVLLPLTLPPVVAGLLIMPVSSWALPVVATAVVAVLGYALLVATTLAVPDGEPRPVALRLLVAALHVLQPFVRLWGRLRGRPLSGPPPQGSTWSGDRLTWLRLLEDDLRARRCAVRRSSPFSTWDVAATVGPFLTARIVTAVLWRWQPAHRVRWSLRLTLPLLLAVLSVLAVVDLAVAAAGAGAAGVALGCEALLLGRRVRAGLAHTTRQVAPTASPRRASGEPT, encoded by the coding sequence ATGTCGACACACCACTGCTCGCGCGTCCGGGCCGACGGGCGTCACCTGCGCGTCGCCGACGAGGTCTTCCATGTCCGGGGCGTCACCTACGGAGGCTTCGCCGCTCGTCGCGACGGCGCCGCTTTCCCGGAGCACGCCGTGCTCAAGCGCGACCTGGTGGCGATCGCCGAGGCAGGGTTGACCACCGTACGCACGTACGATCCGGTCCCCGACGACTTCCTCGACCTCGCCGGTGAGCTTTCCCTGCGGGTGCTGGCCGGGCTGCACCACCACGACTGGCGGATGGAGCCGCGGGCCGGACGGGCGGCGCGGCGGCGGGTCCGCGACGCCGGACGGCAGGCGGTGGACGCGGCGCTCGAGTCGTACGCGGGGGACCCGAGGATCCTCGCCCTCGTCGTCGGCAACGAGTACCCGTGCGACGTCGTACGGCTGCACGGCGCCGGTGCCGTCGCGGACGGCCTCGCCGACCTGGTGTCCCGCTGCCACGCGGGCGACCCGGAGCTGCTGGTCACCTACGGCAATTTCCCGACGACCGAGTTCCTCGACGTCGAGGGTCAGGACCTGGTCTGCTACAACGTCTTCCTGGACGAAGCCCCGCGGTTGCGGGCGTACCTACGGCACCTGCGCGTCGTGGCCGGCGACCGGCCGTTGGTCGTCGGCGAGCTCGGCGTTCCTGCCCTGGTGCACGGCGAAACCGCCCAGGCGGCGTCGCTCGCCGCCCAGCTCCCGATCGTGGACGAGACCGGCTGTGCGGGAGCCACGGTCTTCTCCTGGACCGACGAGTGGTCGGTCGCCGGGAAACCCGTGCAGGGCTGGGGCTTCGGCCTCACGGACACCGCGCGCCGTCCACGGCCGGGCCTGGAAGTGGTGAGCCGATGGGCGGCCGCCGGGCTCGCCGACCTGCGTCCGGCGTGGCCGCGGGTCAGCGTGCTCGTCTGTGCGTACAACGCGGAGAAGACCATCGACGAATGCCTGGCGTCGCTGCTGCGGTGCGGCTACCCGGACTTCGAGGTGCTGGTCTGCGACGACGGCTCCACCGACCGGACGGCGGAGATCGCGGCGCGGTACCCGTTCCGGCTGCTGTCGCTGCCACATGCCGGCCTGAGCTGCGCGCGAAACGCCGGGCTCGACGCGGCGACCGGGGAGATCATCGCCTACCTCGACTCCGATGCCGCGTGTCATCCGGACTGGCTGCACCACCTGGTGCTGTCCTTCGACGACGCGCGGGTGGCCGCCACCGGCGGCCCCAACCTGCCGTGTCCGGGCGCCGGCATCGTGGAGCGGGCGGTGGCCTTGTCGCCCGGTGCCCCCACCGAGGTGCTGATCGGTGACGACCGGGCCGAGCACGTCCCGGGCTGTAACATGGCATATCGGCGCGAGGCGCTGCGCGCCGTCGGCGGGTTCCGGCCGGCGTACACCGCCGCCGGCGACGACGTGGACGTGTGCTGGAAGCTGCTCGACGAGGGGCGCCAGATCGCCTTCGCGGGGGCCGCGCAGGTGTATCACCATCGGCGCGACACCGTCACCGGATACCTGCGCCAGCAGCGCGGCTACGGCCGTGCCGAACGCATGCTCTCCGGTGCTCATCCGCACCGCTTCAACCGCCTCGGCCAGGCCCGCTGGTCCGGCTTCGTCTACGGGGGAGCCCGCATCGCCGCCCGCATGCTGCGGCCGGTGGTCTATCACGGTTACGCCGGTACGGCGCCGTACCAGCCGGTCGCCCGGCGGCGGGCGGAGGCCGCGGCGCAGTACGGCGGTGTGTTGCTGCCGCTGACCCTGCCGCCGGTCGTCGCCGGCCTGTTGATCATGCCGGTGTCGTCCTGGGCCTTGCCGGTCGTCGCCACCGCGGTCGTCGCCGTGCTGGGCTACGCGCTCCTCGTCGCCACCACCCTCGCGGTGCCTGACGGCGAGCCGCGGCCGGTGGCGCTGCGACTGCTCGTCGCGGCCCTGCACGTGCTGCAGCCGTTCGTCCGGCTGTGGGGCCGGCTTCGAGGCCGTCCGCTGAGCGGGCCGCCCCCGCAGGGATCCACCTGGTCCGGCGACCGGCTCACCTGGCTGCGGCTCCTGGAGGACGACCTCAGGGCACGCCGGTGCGCCGTGCGTCGGAGCAGCCCGTTCAGCACCTGGGACGTCGCCGCGACCGTCGGACCGTTCCTGACCGCCCGGATCGTCACCGCCGTGCTGTGGCGCTGGCAGCCGGCGCACCGGGTCCGGTGGTCGCTGCGGCTCACCCTCCCGCTGCTGCTCGCGGTCCTCTCCGTGCTGGCCGTCGTCGACCTCGCGGTGGCGGCTGCCGGCGCCGGTGCGGCGGGCGTCGCGCTCGGATGCGAGGCGCTGCTGCTGGGCCGACGTGTTCGCGCCGGCCTGGCCCACACCACCCGGCAGGTGGCGCCGACCGCCTCGCCCCGTCGTGCCTCCGGGGAACCGACATGA
- the galE gene encoding UDP-glucose 4-epimerase GalE, with protein MPEPRTFLLTGGGGFIGSHTCLDLLEHDHQVIVVDDFSNSVPAAVERVEKLAGRQVPAYQVDLRDRRELAKVFAAHPVDAVIHFAAKKAVGESVRKPLQYYDVNVCGTVTLLEVMYRYGVRELVFSSSCSVYGRPCRNPLVEADAGTPTSPYGRSKWMCELVLADACARYGDLSVIALRYFNPIGAHDSGLLGEDPLGVPNNVLPYLAQVAVGRRHHLNVFGHDYPTRDGTCIRDYVHVADVADGHRLAAEHLGDRTGLRVYNLGTGAGTSVLELIAAFSTACGRELPYRFVGRRPGDVAELVADAGRAAREWNWYARHDLATMCQDTWRFQRLNPAGYDR; from the coding sequence ATGCCCGAACCCAGGACGTTCCTGTTGACCGGCGGAGGCGGATTCATCGGCAGTCACACCTGCCTGGATCTCTTGGAGCACGATCATCAGGTCATCGTGGTGGACGACTTCTCGAACAGCGTGCCCGCCGCCGTGGAACGGGTGGAGAAGCTGGCCGGCCGGCAGGTGCCGGCCTACCAGGTCGACCTGCGGGACCGCCGCGAGCTCGCCAAGGTGTTCGCGGCGCACCCGGTCGACGCGGTGATCCATTTCGCCGCGAAGAAGGCGGTCGGCGAATCGGTGCGCAAGCCGCTGCAGTACTACGACGTCAACGTCTGCGGGACGGTGACGCTGCTCGAGGTGATGTACCGCTACGGCGTGCGCGAGCTGGTCTTCTCGTCGTCCTGCTCGGTGTACGGCCGGCCCTGCCGCAATCCGCTCGTGGAGGCGGACGCCGGCACACCCACCAGCCCCTATGGCCGGTCGAAGTGGATGTGTGAGCTGGTCCTGGCCGACGCCTGCGCACGCTACGGCGACTTGTCGGTCATCGCGCTCCGGTACTTCAACCCCATCGGGGCACACGACAGCGGTCTGCTCGGTGAAGACCCTCTGGGTGTGCCGAACAACGTGCTGCCCTATCTGGCGCAGGTGGCCGTCGGGCGCCGCCACCACCTGAACGTGTTCGGCCACGATTACCCGACCCGCGACGGCACTTGCATCCGCGACTACGTCCATGTGGCCGACGTCGCGGACGGCCACCGACTCGCCGCGGAACACCTCGGTGACCGGACCGGGCTGCGGGTCTACAACCTCGGAACGGGCGCCGGCACCTCCGTTCTCGAGCTCATCGCCGCCTTCTCGACGGCTTGCGGGCGTGAGTTGCCGTACCGGTTCGTCGGCCGTCGTCCGGGCGACGTCGCCGAGCTGGTCGCGGATGCGGGCCGGGCGGCCCGCGAATGGAACTGGTACGCCCGGCACGACCTCGCGACGATGTGCCAGGACACCTGGCGCTTCCAGCGGCTCAACCCCGCCGGCTACGACCGATGA